From a single Flavobacteriales bacterium genomic region:
- a CDS encoding DUF561 domain-containing protein produces MVTFDRIPRLFGIKYPLVQAGMIWCSGWELASAVSNSGGLGVIGSGSMYPDVLRAHIRKCKGATNNPFAVNVPLLYPNIEEHMAVIMEEEVPIVFTSAGNPAVWTNKLKQKGVKVVHVVSSTKFALKAEQAGVDAIVAEGFEAGGHNGREETTTLVLVPMVCDAVQIPVIAAGGISDGRSMLAAMCLGADGVQVGSRFVCSKESSAHIGFKEQVVAAGEGATQLTLKELTPVRLLRNSFYKQIEEAYARCATPEELRTLLGRARAKAGMFEGDLEQGELEIGQVAGRIGNVLSAREIVQEIVKDFNRMKNNLTGMADLSFIQ; encoded by the coding sequence ATGGTGACGTTTGATAGGATCCCTCGACTTTTTGGAATCAAATATCCTCTGGTCCAGGCTGGAATGATCTGGTGTTCAGGCTGGGAGCTGGCCTCAGCCGTGAGTAATTCAGGTGGTTTAGGTGTAATAGGTTCCGGTTCAATGTATCCAGATGTACTTCGAGCACATATTCGGAAATGCAAGGGCGCTACGAACAACCCATTCGCTGTGAATGTTCCATTGCTCTATCCGAATATCGAGGAGCATATGGCAGTGATCATGGAGGAAGAAGTGCCAATTGTCTTCACAAGTGCTGGGAATCCAGCGGTTTGGACGAATAAGCTGAAACAGAAAGGAGTGAAAGTTGTTCACGTTGTGAGCAGTACGAAATTCGCCCTTAAAGCTGAGCAAGCTGGTGTTGACGCAATTGTAGCAGAAGGGTTTGAGGCAGGTGGCCACAATGGGCGAGAGGAAACCACAACGTTGGTGCTGGTGCCGATGGTCTGCGATGCAGTGCAGATACCTGTAATTGCAGCTGGTGGTATATCAGATGGTCGTTCTATGCTTGCTGCCATGTGCTTGGGTGCCGATGGCGTCCAGGTCGGAAGTCGATTTGTTTGTTCCAAGGAATCTTCGGCGCATATAGGTTTCAAGGAACAGGTCGTCGCAGCAGGAGAAGGGGCTACACAATTGACACTGAAGGAGTTGACTCCGGTTAGATTATTGCGGAACTCCTTTTATAAGCAGATCGAAGAGGCCTATGCCAGATGTGCAACGCCCGAGGAGTTGCGTACTTTATTGGGTCGGGCAAGAGCAAAAGCAGGCATGTTCGAAGGTGATCTCGAACAAGGCGAGTTGGAGATCGGACAGGTCGCCGGGCGCATCGGAAATGTACTGTCAGCGCGAGAGATCGTTCAGGAGATCGTTAAGGATTTCAATAGGATGAAGAACAACTTGACCGGAATGGCGGACCTTTCATTCATTCAATAG
- a CDS encoding gliding motility-associated C-terminal domain-containing protein, protein MWRLVIRSVLSICIQVVIVGVLIAAPLDPPAVHCANVDASGNVTISWTPITDPGGAFQQYDIYHSALVAGPFAPLTTIFAIGQSNFVHIGAAADVGPQFYYITTTNNAVPPEVSMPSDTIATLFLQVFQSTPLGSANLSWNAPATAPTADNEFSVWLEYPIGTWSILGNVADTVFSYQHVVDVCEDSLTFRIGLSDATGCTSFSNLNGDVFADATPPSMPILTAVTVDTLTGLTSVIWAPSPEPDTDGYIVLWVTPTGGVIIDTLYGQNNTSYTWLNSNSDIGSESFTVAAFDTCEVGVPPSPNTSATRAPHGTVHVDAQYDLCGAQVDLSWSEYIGWEVESYQIYAQVDGGPWNVLSTVPSTQTGYAHDVAPDRSYCYVIMAIRGTGAVTSLSNKICVLTYYPNAPSFNYIQTVTVTGEDQITIVDSVDMSATVSEYRFERSRDGGPYLSIATAPGSSGPTITITDNDVETSLSGYRYRVVVQDSCGVPALTSNTGGSILLRATPDLNGTNKLDWNGYEDWAGSVGSYTIYRSVEDLPFEVLAVVPSLPWKYTDPVQDLTATDGKFCYFVVASEIGNPSGIDSTSVSNTSCAIQEELVYIPNAFVIGGYNPTFFPVLSYVDVEEYELSIINRWGMVIWSTNDPVEPWDGRIESGCAPIGVYGYYLSVKNGAGRHIERRGTVTLLTASE, encoded by the coding sequence ATGTGGCGTTTGGTCATACGTAGTGTTCTTTCGATCTGTATTCAGGTCGTGATCGTAGGTGTCCTCATTGCGGCACCTCTGGATCCGCCTGCTGTGCATTGCGCTAATGTTGATGCGAGCGGGAACGTTACGATTTCCTGGACACCGATCACCGATCCAGGCGGAGCGTTTCAGCAATACGACATTTACCACTCGGCACTTGTAGCTGGTCCCTTCGCTCCGCTTACCACCATCTTCGCGATCGGCCAAAGTAACTTCGTTCATATTGGGGCTGCGGCCGATGTAGGACCACAGTTCTACTACATCACCACCACCAATAATGCGGTGCCACCAGAGGTATCCATGCCAAGTGATACCATAGCGACGTTGTTTCTGCAAGTTTTTCAAAGCACCCCGCTCGGCAGTGCGAACCTGTCCTGGAATGCACCAGCCACCGCACCCACCGCGGATAATGAATTCTCCGTATGGTTGGAATACCCAATTGGAACGTGGTCGATATTGGGGAATGTAGCGGACACTGTATTCAGTTACCAGCATGTGGTGGACGTGTGTGAAGATTCGCTCACGTTCCGCATTGGTCTTTCGGACGCCACGGGGTGTACCTCTTTCAGCAACCTTAACGGCGACGTTTTCGCAGATGCAACACCCCCATCAATGCCCATTCTTACGGCTGTGACCGTGGATACGCTGACCGGCCTTACCTCCGTTATTTGGGCACCCAGTCCGGAACCGGATACGGACGGATACATCGTACTGTGGGTAACACCCACCGGAGGGGTGATCATCGATACATTATACGGACAGAACAATACCAGCTATACGTGGCTCAATAGTAATTCTGATATCGGAAGCGAATCATTTACGGTTGCAGCCTTTGATACCTGTGAAGTAGGAGTTCCTCCCAGCCCGAATACGAGTGCCACGCGTGCGCCCCACGGTACCGTTCATGTGGACGCACAATATGATCTTTGCGGAGCCCAGGTAGATCTTTCCTGGTCAGAATACATTGGGTGGGAAGTAGAGTCCTATCAGATCTACGCGCAGGTGGATGGCGGGCCGTGGAACGTGCTATCGACAGTGCCGTCAACTCAAACCGGATATGCTCACGACGTTGCTCCGGACCGTAGTTATTGTTATGTGATCATGGCAATTCGAGGAACAGGTGCAGTGACTTCATTGAGCAATAAAATATGCGTCCTTACTTATTATCCGAACGCGCCATCGTTCAATTACATCCAAACAGTGACGGTTACTGGTGAGGATCAGATCACCATAGTCGATAGTGTGGATATGAGTGCAACGGTAAGTGAGTATCGATTCGAGCGTTCCAGGGATGGTGGGCCATATCTCAGTATTGCGACTGCACCCGGTTCGTCAGGACCGACGATCACAATTACGGATAACGATGTGGAAACCTCCTTGAGCGGCTATCGTTACAGAGTAGTGGTGCAGGATAGTTGTGGTGTGCCGGCACTTACAAGCAACACAGGAGGTAGCATCCTATTGCGGGCAACACCGGACCTGAATGGTACCAACAAATTGGATTGGAACGGGTATGAGGATTGGGCGGGCAGTGTTGGTTCTTATACGATCTATAGAAGCGTAGAGGATTTGCCATTTGAAGTGCTCGCTGTTGTTCCTTCATTGCCATGGAAATATACCGATCCGGTTCAGGACCTCACAGCGACCGATGGGAAATTCTGCTACTTTGTAGTAGCCAGTGAAATTGGAAATCCTTCAGGTATCGATAGTACTTCCGTAAGCAATACTTCATGTGCCATACAAGAGGAATTGGTGTACATCCCGAACGCATTCGTTATCGGTGGATATAATCCGACATTCTTCCCGGTACTGTCCTATGTTGATGTGGAAGAATACGAGCTAAGTATAATCAACCGTTGGGGAATGGTCATTTGGTCCACCAACGATCCGGTCGAGCCTTGGGATGGCAGGATCGAGAGCGGATGTGCACCGATCGGTGTTTATGGTTATTACCTTTCAGTCAAGAATGGTGCAGGCCGTCACATCGAACGAAGAGGTACGGTAACCTTGCTTACTGCTTCAGAGTAA
- the guaB gene encoding IMP dehydrogenase: protein MERSTALRSERTSPKVAVKSYSQEDKFVGEGLTYDDVLLVPAYSEVLPREVDIRSQFTRNITLNVPIVSAAMDTVTGADLAIAIAQQGGIGVVHKNQTIAEQAAEVRRVKRSESGMIMDPVTLDENALVGDALKLMREHTIGGIPVVNASKKLVGIVTNRDLRFEKKMNKPVAEVMTSKNIISAKPDTTMAQAEEILQEFKIEKLPVLDKNGTLVGLITYKDILKLRQRPNACKDKHGRLRVAAAMGVTSDSLERAKALRDAGVDALVIDTAHGHSKGVIEMLKSIKAEINDVDIIVGNVATGEAALMLADAGADAVKVGIGPGSICTTRIIAGVGVPQLTAVLDCVKALEGTGVPVIADGGIRYTGDIVKALACGAGTVMVGSMFAGVEESPGETIIYEGRRFKAYRGMGSIEAMQQGSKDRYFQDMEDDIRKLVPEGISGRVPYKGKLEEVVHQLVGGLRAGMGYCGAGNMGALRNARFIRITNAGMKESHPHDVFITREAPNYSHL, encoded by the coding sequence ATGGAACGATCCACGGCACTCCGGTCTGAACGGACCTCTCCGAAGGTTGCAGTTAAAAGCTATTCCCAAGAAGATAAATTCGTAGGAGAAGGACTCACGTACGATGATGTCTTACTCGTACCAGCATACAGTGAGGTGTTGCCTCGCGAAGTGGATATCCGATCTCAATTCACGCGTAACATCACACTCAATGTGCCGATCGTTTCAGCTGCGATGGATACCGTTACGGGTGCTGACCTCGCAATTGCCATAGCTCAACAAGGAGGTATTGGTGTAGTACATAAGAATCAAACGATCGCTGAACAAGCGGCCGAAGTACGACGCGTAAAACGTTCAGAAAGCGGCATGATCATGGATCCGGTAACACTCGATGAGAATGCGCTGGTCGGGGACGCATTGAAACTCATGCGGGAACACACAATCGGTGGTATTCCAGTGGTCAATGCGAGTAAAAAGCTCGTCGGAATTGTTACGAACCGTGATCTTCGGTTTGAGAAGAAAATGAACAAGCCTGTTGCTGAAGTGATGACCAGCAAGAACATCATTTCCGCGAAGCCGGATACCACAATGGCGCAGGCCGAAGAGATCCTTCAAGAGTTCAAGATCGAGAAACTTCCCGTGTTGGATAAGAATGGGACCCTTGTGGGCCTGATCACATACAAGGACATTTTGAAACTCCGTCAACGGCCAAATGCTTGCAAGGATAAACACGGCCGCTTGCGCGTAGCGGCTGCAATGGGGGTAACATCAGACTCTCTCGAACGTGCAAAAGCACTGCGCGATGCCGGAGTGGATGCGCTTGTGATCGATACTGCCCATGGGCATAGCAAAGGAGTTATTGAAATGCTGAAGAGCATAAAAGCGGAGATCAATGATGTGGATATTATCGTTGGTAACGTCGCAACCGGTGAGGCAGCATTGATGCTTGCTGATGCAGGAGCAGATGCCGTTAAGGTCGGAATTGGACCTGGTAGTATATGCACCACAAGGATCATCGCCGGGGTTGGTGTACCCCAGCTTACCGCTGTTCTGGATTGTGTTAAAGCGTTGGAAGGAACCGGTGTTCCGGTAATAGCGGACGGTGGTATTCGATACACTGGGGATATTGTGAAGGCGCTTGCTTGCGGAGCCGGCACTGTAATGGTTGGGTCCATGTTCGCTGGCGTCGAGGAAAGCCCAGGTGAGACCATTATTTATGAAGGGCGCAGGTTCAAGGCATACCGAGGCATGGGATCGATAGAAGCCATGCAACAGGGCAGCAAGGACCGCTACTTCCAGGATATGGAGGATGACATTAGGAAACTCGTACCTGAGGGGATCAGTGGTCGAGTACCGTACAAGGGCAAACTGGAAGAAGTCGTGCACCAGTTGGTGGGTGGTTTAAGAGCGGGAATGGGCTATTGTGGTGCGGGAAATATGGGGGCGTTAAGGAATGCACGGTTCATTCGGATCACCAATGCTGGCATGAAAGAAAGCCATCCGCATGACGTATTCATTACAAGGGAGGCGCCGAATTATAGTCACCTTTAA
- a CDS encoding peptidylprolyl isomerase, protein MKMRKFYSLALLVLATISVNAQTEVADPVLMTVDGNPVTRGEFEAIYKKNNKDASVTKEALDEYLELFMNYKLKVREAEALGMDTVTKFRNELEGYRKQLARPYLIDRELNEALMQEAFGRMGQEVRASHILVSVGPDATPEDTLVAWKRISELRERVVKGEDFAAIAKSKGGSDDPSVAKNGGDLGYFSALQMVYPFETAAFTTEVGQVSHPVRTRFGYHIIKVSDKRPARGQVKVSHIMLRSTEEDPSEKQKTDADRIAEINRQIRAGEISFADAAVKYSEDESSNTKGGELPMFGTGKMIEEFEDASFALKADGDISEPVKTRYGWHIIQRMEYKAPPTFDEAKGELKNKIGKDSRAEITRNAFLEKLKKDYGVQVKKENIKPIYALVDTTIFMKGQTLNDTLIRKNLEEGIYKKGGLTYKRELSGMIKDGKLVTSRSRQYDELTQTMEDTIVVRDMVEGWSYNRAITSKLTKPLVVIRDRTFTQKDFLNSLEEKQRRERSIPVKEYVNAKFDEFVDEQVLKYEDEHLEAKYTDFRMLMKEYRDGILLFELTDEKVWGRAVKDTAGLEAFHTSHADEFMWDTRYDVDIYTCSDAAVAKSLRSLYKKGKRGAELTKALNENDPLALSIETGLYSLEQKPFLSQVTKPGMSSDLALDGRVIVVDMKKIIPPSPKTLDEARGAITAAYQDSLEKAWVSELRAKYPVVIEKDVLYSIK, encoded by the coding sequence ATGAAGATGCGAAAGTTCTATTCTCTGGCCCTGCTCGTGCTGGCCACGATCTCTGTTAATGCTCAGACCGAAGTGGCCGATCCGGTTCTTATGACCGTTGATGGCAATCCCGTTACGCGCGGTGAGTTTGAAGCGATCTATAAGAAGAACAATAAGGACGCAAGCGTGACCAAGGAAGCGCTGGATGAATACTTGGAGCTGTTCATGAATTACAAGCTCAAGGTTCGCGAAGCAGAGGCATTGGGTATGGATACCGTTACCAAATTCCGCAACGAACTTGAAGGATATCGCAAACAATTGGCCAGACCGTATTTGATCGATCGTGAATTGAACGAAGCACTCATGCAAGAGGCTTTCGGCCGTATGGGGCAAGAAGTTCGTGCAAGCCATATTCTCGTTTCAGTTGGGCCTGATGCAACACCGGAGGACACGCTGGTCGCATGGAAAAGGATCTCGGAATTGCGTGAACGCGTTGTGAAAGGAGAAGATTTTGCAGCCATAGCCAAGTCAAAAGGCGGGTCAGATGATCCTAGTGTTGCTAAGAATGGCGGAGACCTGGGGTATTTCAGCGCACTTCAAATGGTCTATCCCTTTGAAACTGCTGCATTTACTACTGAGGTAGGTCAGGTTAGCCATCCGGTGCGAACACGGTTCGGGTACCATATCATTAAGGTTTCGGACAAACGCCCGGCACGTGGTCAGGTGAAAGTGTCCCATATAATGTTGAGAAGTACGGAGGAGGATCCAAGTGAAAAACAAAAGACGGATGCTGACCGGATCGCTGAGATAAACCGCCAGATCAGAGCTGGTGAGATCTCCTTCGCAGATGCTGCAGTTAAGTACAGCGAAGATGAAAGTTCCAATACGAAGGGTGGGGAACTGCCAATGTTCGGTACGGGAAAAATGATCGAGGAGTTCGAGGATGCTTCTTTCGCTCTTAAAGCGGATGGCGATATCAGTGAGCCGGTAAAGACCCGGTATGGTTGGCATATCATCCAACGCATGGAATACAAAGCACCCCCCACGTTCGATGAAGCAAAGGGTGAACTGAAGAACAAGATCGGTAAGGATAGTAGAGCGGAGATCACGCGAAATGCCTTCTTGGAAAAATTGAAAAAGGATTACGGGGTGCAGGTTAAGAAGGAGAATATCAAACCGATCTATGCATTAGTGGATACTACCATCTTCATGAAAGGGCAGACACTGAATGATACGCTGATCCGTAAGAACTTGGAGGAAGGCATCTACAAAAAGGGTGGCCTCACCTACAAGCGTGAATTGTCGGGTATGATAAAAGATGGTAAGCTGGTAACCAGCCGAAGCAGACAATATGATGAACTTACCCAGACCATGGAAGACACGATCGTTGTGCGGGATATGGTTGAAGGTTGGTCCTATAATCGTGCTATTACCTCGAAGCTTACGAAACCCTTGGTGGTGATCCGTGATCGCACGTTCACGCAGAAGGACTTCCTCAATTCGTTGGAAGAGAAACAGCGACGTGAGCGATCCATTCCTGTAAAGGAATATGTTAACGCCAAGTTCGACGAGTTCGTGGATGAGCAGGTATTGAAATATGAGGACGAGCATCTCGAAGCGAAGTACACGGATTTCCGCATGCTCATGAAAGAGTACCGCGATGGCATTCTCCTTTTTGAATTGACCGATGAAAAGGTATGGGGTCGTGCTGTTAAGGACACAGCAGGTCTGGAAGCATTTCACACTTCACATGCAGATGAGTTCATGTGGGATACGCGCTACGACGTTGATATTTACACGTGTTCGGATGCGGCCGTTGCCAAGAGCCTCCGTTCGTTGTATAAAAAAGGAAAGCGTGGTGCGGAGCTTACCAAGGCCTTGAACGAGAACGACCCGTTGGCGCTCTCCATAGAGACCGGGCTGTATTCATTGGAACAGAAACCCTTCTTATCTCAGGTTACCAAGCCAGGGATGTCTTCTGATCTAGCTTTGGATGGAAGGGTGATAGTTGTGGATATGAAGAAGATCATACCACCTTCTCCGAAGACCTTGGACGAAGCACGCGGAGCGATAACTGCAGCTTATCAGGATAGCTTGGAAAAGGCCTGGGTAAGCGAGTTACGCGCAAAGTACCCCGTGGTCATTGAAAAGGACGTGCTCTATTCGATAAAGTGA
- a CDS encoding peptidylprolyl isomerase produces the protein MKTFIAKRLNRKMLKYSKLLVLLLVFGTCETGTAQPQSLMIDRIIAVVGQKPILASDLVARMEQARQGGDLEQGADCVELEDLLYEKLLLEQARIDSVVVEEAQVNAELDRRIRYFSQQIGGDEKLEEFYGKSITEIKADFRTQVEDQLLIQNMQQKVTGDIRVTPRDVQRFFNNITADSIPFINTEVEYAMILKVPKPNEEEERRVRRKIDEYREAIIAGEKDFCTVAILYSEDPGSAKDCGQLGMVPLGVMVPEFDAVAMSLKDGEISQVFKTQYGYHFMQLIERRGEQYNARHVLMRPQVGAQDLQGARVLLDSLVSEIRAERLDFEKAAIDHSDDEESKGTNGLMIEPNSNSARWDLGSLDQQTFFVLDKLRIGDISEPQLVVQQDASKAYRVLKLLARTEPHRANMKDDYRLIQQATEGKLRSEAIDEWVKTRVGNTYVRLADDYRNCQFLHGWSIAMTNE, from the coding sequence GTGAAGACCTTTATCGCGAAGCGCTTGAACAGAAAGATGTTGAAATATTCTAAACTGCTCGTACTCCTTTTGGTTTTCGGTACCTGCGAAACAGGGACCGCTCAGCCACAAAGCCTTATGATCGATCGGATCATTGCGGTAGTTGGGCAGAAGCCGATCCTGGCTTCGGACCTGGTTGCACGAATGGAACAAGCACGACAGGGCGGAGATCTGGAACAAGGTGCTGACTGTGTTGAGCTTGAGGATCTGCTGTACGAGAAACTTCTATTGGAACAGGCCCGCATAGATAGTGTTGTCGTGGAAGAAGCTCAGGTCAACGCCGAGTTGGATAGGCGCATCCGGTATTTTTCTCAACAGATCGGCGGAGATGAAAAGCTTGAGGAATTCTACGGGAAATCCATAACGGAGATCAAGGCGGATTTCCGAACCCAGGTAGAAGATCAACTTCTGATCCAGAACATGCAGCAGAAGGTCACGGGCGATATCCGTGTTACACCGCGTGATGTGCAACGATTCTTCAATAACATTACCGCCGATAGTATACCATTCATAAATACGGAGGTGGAGTACGCCATGATCCTGAAAGTCCCCAAGCCCAATGAGGAAGAGGAACGCAGGGTAAGACGCAAGATCGATGAGTATCGGGAGGCCATCATCGCAGGAGAGAAGGATTTCTGCACCGTCGCCATACTTTATTCAGAAGATCCAGGATCAGCCAAGGATTGCGGACAGCTCGGTATGGTGCCATTAGGCGTAATGGTCCCTGAATTCGATGCCGTTGCAATGAGCTTGAAGGATGGTGAGATATCGCAGGTCTTCAAGACCCAATATGGATATCACTTCATGCAGTTGATCGAAAGAAGGGGTGAACAATACAACGCGCGGCATGTACTTATGAGACCACAAGTTGGTGCGCAGGACCTCCAAGGAGCAAGGGTCTTGTTGGATAGTCTGGTAAGTGAGATCCGTGCTGAACGGTTGGACTTCGAAAAAGCCGCGATCGATCATTCAGATGACGAGGAAAGCAAAGGGACCAACGGCCTGATGATCGAACCGAATTCGAATTCAGCAAGATGGGATCTTGGCTCCTTGGATCAACAAACGTTCTTCGTTCTGGATAAATTACGGATAGGGGATATAAGTGAACCTCAACTTGTTGTGCAGCAGGATGCCTCCAAAGCATACCGGGTATTGAAACTATTGGCTCGTACTGAACCGCACAGAGCGAATATGAAGGATGATTACCGATTGATCCAACAAGCCACGGAAGGCAAATTGCGCAGCGAGGCTATTGATGAATGGGTTAAGACCAGAGTAGGTAACACCTACGTCCGATTAGCGGATGATTACCGAAATTGTCAGTTTCTCCATGGTTGGAGCATTGCCATGACCAACGAGTGA
- a CDS encoding AAA family ATPase: MTTPSNDVRAVEEFGDKYQRLKSEIGKVIIGQEDVVDKVLLGIFSRGHCLLVGVPGLAKTLLVTTVGRALGLTSSRIQFTPDLMPSDIIGSEILDQDRKFKFLKGPIFANIVLADEINRTPPKTQAALLEAMQEKAVTAAGQTHELPDPFFVLATQNPIEQEGTYPLPEAQLDRFMFNIWVDYPSYEEELAVVKATTSDNNPQLSPILTHEEIVHYQGLVRRIPVPDNVMEYAVKLVTRTRPGTKDAPEIINEHISWGAGPRASQYLVIGAKAHALSKGRFSPDIADVQAVSLPILRHRLVRNYRAEAEGVTTDKIINTIL, translated from the coding sequence ATGACCACACCTTCCAATGACGTACGTGCCGTAGAAGAATTCGGTGATAAATACCAACGGTTGAAGTCCGAGATCGGAAAGGTCATTATTGGTCAGGAAGATGTTGTGGACAAGGTCCTGCTTGGTATTTTTAGTCGCGGACATTGTTTGTTGGTGGGGGTGCCCGGCCTTGCGAAAACATTGCTTGTCACCACGGTTGGTCGAGCATTGGGACTTACATCCAGTCGGATCCAATTCACCCCTGACCTGATGCCTAGTGATATTATAGGCAGTGAAATACTGGATCAGGACCGCAAGTTCAAGTTCTTGAAAGGACCAATATTCGCGAACATCGTTCTTGCGGATGAGATCAATCGTACGCCTCCGAAGACCCAAGCTGCATTATTGGAGGCCATGCAGGAAAAAGCTGTAACAGCGGCTGGTCAGACACATGAATTACCTGATCCTTTCTTCGTCCTGGCGACCCAGAACCCAATTGAGCAGGAAGGAACCTATCCTTTGCCCGAAGCGCAATTGGATCGGTTCATGTTCAATATCTGGGTTGATTATCCAAGTTATGAAGAGGAACTTGCGGTGGTCAAAGCGACTACCAGCGATAATAACCCTCAACTTTCACCGATCCTCACACATGAGGAGATCGTACACTATCAGGGACTCGTGCGGCGTATCCCTGTTCCGGACAATGTAATGGAGTACGCGGTTAAGCTCGTAACTCGAACGCGTCCTGGAACTAAGGATGCACCTGAGATCATCAACGAGCATATATCCTGGGGGGCTGGCCCTCGTGCTTCACAGTATTTGGTCATCGGGGCCAAGGCGCATGCATTATCCAAAGGCCGGTTTTCACCAGACATTGCCGATGTTCAAGCGGTTTCATTACCCATCCTACGGCACCGATTGGTTCGGAACTACAGAGCCGAAGCGGAAGGTGTTACCACCGATAAGATCATTAACACGATCCTTTGA
- a CDS encoding T9SS type A sorting domain-containing protein — MPLLASAQPPTDITIVNTGTGELEVRIRPSGDFDGFFAASVFTVRWLDASGVTLGAVVNQLPPPIHYVSESGDMAIEGIYRYQIYAGFGNAPLSGSGSSWTGGQEVLLCTIPVPIDGTVYEIVEDDWTGEPANNGDYYISFNGIAVGGGTSGGVIYTVSTNIGTNDLSSLISVSPNPTNGIAWVELSGAANEMLRFSLLDATGRSVWTNRIAFATGTLRFPIDLTGFAEGAYTLSIRSGDDVSFLRIVNAR; from the coding sequence ATGCCACTTCTGGCGAGTGCTCAACCTCCTACGGATATTACAATAGTGAATACAGGTACAGGGGAGCTTGAAGTACGTATTCGTCCATCCGGAGATTTTGATGGGTTCTTTGCGGCGTCGGTCTTTACTGTTCGTTGGCTCGATGCATCCGGTGTCACATTAGGTGCAGTTGTAAATCAATTGCCGCCACCGATACACTACGTATCGGAATCAGGGGACATGGCTATTGAGGGAATCTATCGATATCAGATATACGCGGGTTTTGGCAATGCGCCACTTAGTGGATCTGGTTCTTCATGGACCGGAGGTCAAGAAGTGTTGCTCTGTACAATTCCTGTGCCTATTGATGGAACCGTATACGAGATCGTTGAAGATGACTGGACCGGGGAACCCGCCAACAATGGTGATTACTATATATCCTTCAATGGAATTGCAGTGGGTGGAGGGACAAGCGGAGGTGTGATCTATACGGTCAGCACTAACATTGGAACCAACGACCTTTCTTCACTGATCAGTGTATCACCGAATCCGACCAACGGTATCGCTTGGGTTGAGCTATCTGGTGCAGCGAATGAAATGTTACGGTTTTCATTGTTGGATGCTACTGGTCGTTCGGTGTGGACCAACCGAATTGCGTTTGCAACCGGTACTTTACGCTTTCCGATCGATCTTACCGGATTTGCTGAGGGAGCATATACCTTAAGCATTCGCTCAGGTGATGACGTTTCATTTCTGCGAATTGTTAATGCCCGATGA